From a region of the Deltaproteobacteria bacterium genome:
- a CDS encoding ATP-binding protein has product MELYASSSLLIGNLILAHALVGDTLIAVLRQLRSGYAQRPQRFPQSVILCGVRDVRDYRIYSSAEKTIITGGRAFNIKAKSLRLGNFSRAEMEALYLQHTEETGQVFTSEALVQMWELTEGQPWLVNALGYEVCFEIQAGRDRQQPITLSLVDEAKENLILRRETHLDQLTDKLQEGRVQRVIEPLLAGVDLAQRFQPDDLDYVVDLGLITQERNGQIRIANAIYQEVIPRDLGWLIQSGMSEQTAWYVRPDGMLDMQKLLRAFQEFFREHSEHWVERFQYKEAGPQLLLQAFLQRIVNGGGRIEREYGLGRMSTDLLILWQYPHGMQKVVIELKVVHKSLDQTIAKGLEQTWEYLDRCGAAEGHLVIFDRTPGKAWEEKLFQREATVRDKAISVWGM; this is encoded by the coding sequence TTGGAACTATACGCTTCTTCCTCGCTCTTAATCGGTAACTTAATTCTTGCCCATGCCTTAGTGGGCGATACCTTAATCGCGGTGTTGCGACAGTTACGCAGCGGCTATGCGCAACGGCCGCAACGGTTTCCCCAGAGTGTGATTTTATGTGGCGTGCGGGATGTCCGTGACTATCGCATTTACTCCTCGGCTGAGAAAACTATTATCACCGGTGGGAGAGCCTTTAATATTAAGGCGAAATCGCTCCGGTTGGGCAATTTCTCCCGTGCCGAGATGGAGGCCCTCTATCTCCAACACACCGAGGAGACTGGCCAAGTCTTCACCTCTGAAGCCTTGGTACAGATGTGGGAATTGACCGAGGGCCAACCCTGGCTCGTCAATGCCTTAGGGTATGAGGTGTGTTTCGAGATTCAGGCGGGGCGTGATCGACAGCAGCCCATCACTCTGAGTTTAGTAGACGAAGCCAAAGAGAACTTGATTCTGCGACGGGAGACGCATCTCGATCAACTCACCGACAAACTGCAAGAGGGGCGGGTGCAGCGGGTGATTGAGCCGTTGCTGGCTGGGGTGGACCTTGCCCAGCGGTTCCAACCTGATGATCTGGATTACGTGGTCGATCTCGGACTCATCACCCAAGAGCGTAATGGGCAGATTCGTATTGCCAACGCTATCTATCAAGAAGTGATCCCCCGCGATTTAGGCTGGCTAATTCAGTCGGGCATGAGCGAACAAACCGCCTGGTATGTCCGTCCCGACGGCATGCTCGATATGCAGAAACTGTTACGGGCGTTTCAGGAATTCTTTCGCGAGCATTCCGAGCATTGGGTCGAGCGTTTTCAGTATAAAGAGGCCGGGCCACAGCTCTTATTGCAAGCGTTCCTGCAACGCATCGTTAATGGTGGCGGACGTATCGAGCGAGAGTATGGCTTAGGGCGTATGAGCACGGATTTGTTGATCCTCTGGCAGTATCCTCACGGGATGCAGAAGGTAGTGATCGAACTTAAAGTGGTGCACAAGAGTCTCGACCAAACGATCGCCAAAGGGTTGGAGCAGACGTGGGAGTATCTCGACCGCTGTGGTGCCGCCGAAGGCCATTTGGTGATCTTTGACCGCACCCCTGGCAAGGCATGGGAAGAGAAGTTGTTTCAGCGAGAAGCGACCGTGCGTGACAAGGCCATCAGCGTGTGGGGGATGTAA